One Glycine max cultivar Williams 82 chromosome 3, Glycine_max_v4.0, whole genome shotgun sequence DNA window includes the following coding sequences:
- the LOC100803086 gene encoding CASP-like protein 4B1 — MEDQKEKISGSKYLETNIDVQPEPSVDKHEPETDDGGATEVQRQWKRKEMLTFGPLGLRGIALSMSLFSLIFMARNKYGYGYEFDKFEEYRYLVAVATLSTLYTAVQVFRQVHEISTMKSLMQPRTEGLIDFVGDQVLAYLLISSTSSAIPLTDQMRKVTINVFTDFSAASIAFSLFAFCSLALSAVVSGYKLSTQTYTPIAMDSELAPETGAKRRIIRPKYLKDYITK, encoded by the exons ATGGAAGACCAGAAAGAGAAGATTTCAGGTTCCAAGTATTTAGAAACTAACATTGACGTGCAGCCAGAGCCGTCTGTGGACAAACATGAGCCGGAAACCGATGACGGTGGCGCCACCGAAGTCCAACGGCAGTGGAAGAGGAAAGAGATGCTAACTTTCGGCCCATTAGGGCTAAGAGGAATTGCTCTATCTATGTCTTTGTTTTCCCTCATTTTTATGGCTAGGAACAAGTATGGTTATGGGTATGAATTTGACAAGTTCGAAGAATACAG ATACTTGGTGGCTGTGGCAACTCTATCTACTTTGTACACTGCAGTTCAAGTGTTCCGACAAGTTCATGAAATTTCCACTATGAAAAGCCTGATGCAGCCAAGAACTGAAGGGTTGATTGATTTTGTTGGGGATCAG GTTCTGGCATATCTCTTGATATCATCAACGTCTTCAGCGATTCCATTAACAGATCAAATGAGGAAAGTTACAATAAATGTATTTACGGACTTTTCAGCTGCATCCATTGCATTTTCCTTATTTGCCTTTTGCAGTCTAGCACTTTCAGCTGTTGTATCAGGATACAAACTCTCTACCCAAACTTATACTCCTATTGCTATGGACTCTGAACTAGCACCAGAAACAGGGGCAAAGAGGAGAATTATCAGACCAAAATATTTGAAAGATTACATAACAAAATGA